The genomic DNA GGACTTCACCTGGGCCGGCCTCAGCATCCCCGTGGTTCACGGCCGCTTCGTCCAGGTCTTCGAGCAGTTGGGCCTCCTACAGGAAGTGCAGTTCATCCCCGCCCGGGTGGAGGGACACCCGGGGCCCTACTTCATCCTCAACGCACTGCGCATCATCCCCTGCATCGACGACGCCCGGTGCGAGGAGGTGCAGTACTGGAAGCCCGAGGACGGCCGTCCGGACAAGGTGGGCGAGTACCGGGCCGTCCATGGCCTGAAGGTGGACCCCGCCCGAGTAGGTGGAGCCCAAATCTTCCGTCCCTGGGGATGGCGTGTGGCCCTCATCGTCTCCGAGGAGCTGAAGGCGGCCCTGGAGCGCGAGGGACTCACCGGCGCGCGGTTCATCGAGGCCTGAGAGTTCAGTCCTCAACACGTTCCCCCGGCTTCCACCCCGTCCGGACGCGCCCGCGCCGGATTCCCGGGGGGATTCGTTCAAAACCGCGCCTTTCCCGGAACGCTCCCTATACTGGGTTCATGTGGGGGTTTTCCAAATGAACAGCAAGCGCATCCTCGGAATGATTCTCGCGGGGGGCCAGGGCACGCGCCTGGCTCCGCTGACGTCCAAGCGCTCCAAGCCCGCCGTGCCGTTCGGGTCGAAGTTCCGCATCATCGACTTCGCCCTGAGCAACTTCCTCAACTCGGGCGTCTACTCCATCTACGTCCTGACGCAGTTCAAGGCGCAGTCGCTCACCGAGCACATCCAGCGCGGCTGGCGCTTCGGCTCGGGCCTGCTGGCCGACTACTTCATCACGCTCGTGCCGGCGCAGATGTACCGCTACGAGGAGCTGGGGCCCGTCTGGTACCGCGGCACCGCCGACGCCATCTACCAGAACCTCCACCTGGTGGAGAACCACCGCGCCGACAACGTGGCCATCTTCTCGGGTGACCACATCTACAAGATGAACGTCGCGCACATGCTGGAGCAGCACGAGTCCCAGCGCGCCGACATCACCATCGCGGCCTACCCCACGCCGCTGGCGGAGGCCTCGCGCTTCGGCGTGATGCAGGTGGACGAGCGCGGCCGCATCGTCGAGTTCCAGGAGAAGCCCAAGGACCCCAAGTCGATGCCGGGCAAGCCGGGCATGGCCCTGTGCAGCATGGGCAACTACATCTTCAAGCGCCGCGTGCTCAGCGAGCTGCTGGAGGTGGACGCGCGCACCGAGGGCTCGCAGCACGACTTCGGCAAGGACGTGCTGCCGCGCGCGCTGCGCGATGGCTACCACATCCAGGCGTATGACTTTCAGACCAACCCCATCCCCGGCCAGACGCGGGCCAACACCTACTGGCGGGATGTGGGGACGCTGGACGCGTACCACGAGGCCTCGATGGACCTGGTGTCCGTCAACCCGGAGTTCGACGTCTTCAACCCGGAGTGGCCGCTGCGCAGCGCGGTCGAGTACAGCCCGCCAGCCAAGTTCGTCCACGAGGCGGGCGAGCGCATGGGACGGGCCCTCAACTCCATGGTGGCCGGAGGCTGCATCATCTCGGGCGGCACGGTGCGCGAGAGCATCCTCTTCCGCCGCGTCCGGGTGAACTCGTACTCGCTGGTGGAGCGCTCCGTCATCCTGGACGAGGTGGACATCGGCCGGCACGCCCAGGTGCGCAACGCCATCATCGACAAGGACGTGCGCGTGCCGCCCAACGCGAAGATTGGCTTCGACCTGGCGGCCGACAAGGCGCGCGGCTTCACCGTCACCGACAACGGCATCGTCGTGGTGCCCAAGGGCTACAAGTTCGATTGAGGGTGGAGCGGGGCCCCCCGCACGGAGCGAGCCATGCACGAGCGGTCACGTGGGACGAGGAGGTTCCTGGCCGTGGTGGCGCTCCTGGGGGGGTGCACGCTCGCCCGCGAGGTGGCTCGAGCAGCGGCTGCGCGAGCTCGGCCTCGCGCCCGCTTTCGCCGCGTGGCACTCGCCCCGGGCAACCGGATCGAGGGCGTCGCGGAGGGGGACAGGGCCCGTGACGCGGCTCAGCCTCCCCGTGTCCCGCGCACCAGCGCGAGCGCGAGCGCGGGGAGGAGCACCATGCCGGTGAAGAGCAGGAGGAACGAGCCCGTCTCCATGGCCAAGGCGCCCAGGGCCGCATAGGAGGCGGAGCAGCCCAGGTTGGACAGGGCGCAGACGGAGAGGAAGCGGCGCGGAGGCATGCGGCCGAGGCCCGCGAAGACGACGGAGGCCTCCGCCAGCACCGGCACCCCGCGGAACAGCAGGAGGAACCAGTGGCCGTGGCGCTCGGAGGCCCGAGCCACCCGGGCCAGCTCGGCCTCGCCCGCCACGCGCCGCAGGGTGGTGCCGCCGGCCCGCGCGCCGAGGACGTAGCCCACCTGGCAGCTCACCATCATCCCCACCCAGGAGGTGGCCAGGCCACGCCAGAAGCCCAGCATGGCGCCCGCGGCGGTACTGACGAGGCTGGAGGGCACCGGCAGCACGATGTCGCTCGCGAGCAGCCCGCCCAGCAGGAGCGCGCACCGCCACGGGGACGGGGCGTCCGCCAGGAGCCGCCGGGTGGCCGCCTCCAGCCCGTCACCGAAGAGGGCGAAGGGCACCAGGATGGCGGCCAGCAACAGGCCACAGAACACCCCCCAGCCCCGCACTGCGTCCTGCCTCAAAAGCCAACGCCCAGCGAGAAGCTCGCGCTCGGCTGGAAGGAGGACTGGGGTTTGACGAGCTGGGGCGCATGGCGGAACCAGGCGGCGCTCATCCCCACCTCGCCCACCAGCTCGGTTCCTCCCACCAGGGGCACCAGGAGGCGCAGCGAGGCCCCCACCTCGGGCCCCGCCGTCTCCACGCCGGTGGGCCCCACTCCCGAGAAGGAGAAGCCGGCGCCGTCCTGCCCCACCTGAAGCTCCGCGATACCGGCGCCGATGCGGGGCTGCAACCAGCCCAGCTCCGTCTTCCAGGACGTCAGCTTCAGCCACGAACGGAAGTGGGCGATCTCCGGCTCCGGGTCATGGTGCAGGAAACCCGAGCCCGTTCCACACCCCTCGATGGAGAGCATTTCCAGGGGAGACAACTCGAGACACAGCGAAGGGCGTTGGCTCGAGGTGGACGCACCGATGCGCAGGTTGCCGTAGTTGCGCGGCGGAGCGCCTCGAACAGTGGCATCGACGCCGAGGGTATCCTCGGCCCTGGCCATTCCTCCCATCAGGACGAGCAGGGCCGGGACCGCGGGTCGCATGTA from Archangium lipolyticum includes the following:
- a CDS encoding imm11 family protein, encoding MSRFFDLVDDRSTRPRWHLGLIQDEQGRQLNPWQFEKGKRLDLGCVPHFPLQLAGPPLDFTWAGLSIPVVHGRFVQVFEQLGLLQEVQFIPARVEGHPGPYFILNALRIIPCIDDARCEEVQYWKPEDGRPDKVGEYRAVHGLKVDPARVGGAQIFRPWGWRVALIVSEELKAALEREGLTGARFIEA
- the glgC gene encoding glucose-1-phosphate adenylyltransferase → MNSKRILGMILAGGQGTRLAPLTSKRSKPAVPFGSKFRIIDFALSNFLNSGVYSIYVLTQFKAQSLTEHIQRGWRFGSGLLADYFITLVPAQMYRYEELGPVWYRGTADAIYQNLHLVENHRADNVAIFSGDHIYKMNVAHMLEQHESQRADITIAAYPTPLAEASRFGVMQVDERGRIVEFQEKPKDPKSMPGKPGMALCSMGNYIFKRRVLSELLEVDARTEGSQHDFGKDVLPRALRDGYHIQAYDFQTNPIPGQTRANTYWRDVGTLDAYHEASMDLVSVNPEFDVFNPEWPLRSAVEYSPPAKFVHEAGERMGRALNSMVAGGCIISGGTVRESILFRRVRVNSYSLVERSVILDEVDIGRHAQVRNAIIDKDVRVPPNAKIGFDLAADKARGFTVTDNGIVVVPKGYKFD
- a CDS encoding TVP38/TMEM64 family protein, giving the protein MRGWGVFCGLLLAAILVPFALFGDGLEAATRRLLADAPSPWRCALLLGGLLASDIVLPVPSSLVSTAAGAMLGFWRGLATSWVGMMVSCQVGYVLGARAGGTTLRRVAGEAELARVARASERHGHWFLLLFRGVPVLAEASVVFAGLGRMPPRRFLSVCALSNLGCSASYAALGALAMETGSFLLLFTGMVLLPALALALVRGTRGG